The segment CCAGCACTTAATGCAACCCCCATCGTACGTGGGCTCGCTGTACAAATTTCATAAGCGTTGATCACTCCAAGTGGTGATTCAATGGCTGCCATTAACATTGTTGATCCCACTTCACGACCAAATTCTTTTTCTGCTTCCGCCATTAAGCGTTCCACATCATAGATTTCTTCTTTCGTTTCGGTCATCGGTAAACGAATCCCTTCACATCCTCCAGCAATTGCTGCACGAATATCTTCATGATAATACGGCGTTGTTGCGGGATTAATACGAACCCAACGTTCCACACCATGATAATCTACTGATTTTAATGTATGGTAGAGTTGAACACGTGCTGAATCTTTTTCACTTTCCGATACCGCATCTTCTAAGTCTAAAATGACACAATCTGGCTTGTAAACATAAACATCCTTCACAAGTGAAGCACGTTGTGCATTTAAGAACATCATCGTACGTCTAATTCTATTTTTCATAATTTAGACCCCCAAGGTAGGTTCTCTACTGTATCGCTTGCACGAAGAACAGCAGTTTGTACGCGTGCTTTGATTGTACAATCTAAAGCACCTTGATCTTGAACGACAATTTTCGCATCCTTGACTTCCAATGTGTCTAAGACTTCATGAACCGTTTCAAGAATCTGAGCGCCATATTGTTTAATGACACTACTGTTTAATTCTACAGAGACTCCATCTGTAGAAGGTTCCACCATAACTTGTACATCACTTGATTCCAATGTACCAGCTATTGCGCTGTGTTTTATTTCCATCTCTTTTCCTTCCTCCTATATCACAAACATCACACTTGTAACATAGGTTCCTGTACTTAATTAATACCATATGGCAAACGCTTACATCAAGGGTTCAGGTCCTTAAAGAACATTCAAAAAACACTTATGAAACAATTCTTTGGTATGCTATTATTGAATTGTGAAGAAAAGGAGATTATTATGATTAAAAAACTCTATATTAAATCCAATCCACGGGTAAAGGAAGAATGGTTAAACCTTTTAATGCAAGAGGGCATCCGAGAAGAGTCTACATTAGAAGAGACATACGGATATTATAATGATGCGGATGAATTGATTGCGACCGCATCACGTTATCAAAATGTCATTAAATGTGTTGCTGTTGACGCCACCCATCAAGGGGGTTCCTTGTTTAATGAAATTATTTCTCATGTCATGAACCAAAATGTTCAGGAAGGTTATTTTAAACATTATGTTTACACAAAACATGGGTGTAAGAAAGGGTTTGAGTATTTGGGATTCCATGAAATTGAATCGGTAGATCATACCTTAGTTTTTATGGAAAAAGCCATCACCGGATTTGATGCTTTTATTAAAAATCTTGAATCAATAAACCAAAACAAACCCAACACGGCTGCAATCGTGATGAATGCAAACCCATTCACTCTGGGCCATCAATTTCTCCTAGAAAAAGCTGCTTCAGAAAGTTCCTTTGTTTATGTATTTGTTTTAAGTGAAGAAATGAGTGCTTTTAAAGCAGCCCAACGCATTGAACTTGTACGTCAAGGAACATCTCACCTTGATAATGTAAAAGTGCTGCCTACTGAGAATTATATGGTTTCCAGTGCAACCTTCCCCTCTTATTTCTTGAAAGAAGATGATGATGTAACCTTTGTGCAAGCACGCCTTGATGCACGTGTATTTGCCCATCACATTGCTCCAGCCCTAAACATTACGAAGCGCTATGTTGGCTCCGAGCCCTTCTCAAATGCCACAAACCTCTATAATGAAGCGTTGCAAGCAGAGTTTAAGGGAAAACGTGATTTAGAGATCATCGATCGCATCGGAAATGATGAGAGTATTATTTCCGCAACCAAAGTACGATCACTGCTTGCAGAAGGAAACCTTGAAGCGGTTCAAAAATTTGTACCTAAAACAACTTACGCCTTCTTTGAAAGCGACGAAGGAAAACAGGTAATCGCCTCCTTAAAAGGAGCGCTGTGAATGAATGAGGTTTCGTTAGAAGCAATGCTGACAGCGCGCGAAAAACGCGCTCAAACCATCCAAGCGTTGAAACAACAATTCCCAAATCAAACCATAATTAGTTTTAAACTCAATATACCTGGTCCCATAAAATCAACGCCCGATTATCAATGGGCATTCAAACAAGGTCTCATTGAACTCGACCAGATTGCAACGTGTTATGAGTGCCAACTTAATAATCATACCGGACCTGAAGCGTATTATATGAGTCATCTTGGACCCGATTCAGTCAAGAAAAGCATGGTTATGATTGAGGATACACATCCTCTTGGTCGTCTTTTTGATCTTGATGTTGATGGTAAAAGTCGTAAAGATCTTGGACTTCAACCGCGAAAATGTCTTATTTGCGATGATGACGCGCATGCTTGCAGTCGCAGTCGCAAACATACGTTAGAACCGGTAGTCGAGACGATAAACTTGCGCATTAAACATGCAATGAAGAACCAATAAACACTGAAAAAACACCCTATTGTAAACTCTTGGTCTTTTAAAGTTTACAATAGGGTGTTTTTATGTTAATCTTCAATCGCAAAGGAGGAT is part of the Erysipelothrix piscisicarius genome and harbors:
- the citD gene encoding citrate lyase acyl carrier protein; protein product: MEIKHSAIAGTLESSDVQVMVEPSTDGVSVELNSSVIKQYGAQILETVHEVLDTLEVKDAKIVVQDQGALDCTIKARVQTAVLRASDTVENLPWGSKL
- the citX gene encoding citrate lyase holo-[acyl-carrier protein] synthase, producing the protein MNEVSLEAMLTAREKRAQTIQALKQQFPNQTIISFKLNIPGPIKSTPDYQWAFKQGLIELDQIATCYECQLNNHTGPEAYYMSHLGPDSVKKSMVMIEDTHPLGRLFDLDVDGKSRKDLGLQPRKCLICDDDAHACSRSRKHTLEPVVETINLRIKHAMKNQ
- the citC gene encoding [citrate (pro-3S)-lyase] ligase encodes the protein MIKKLYIKSNPRVKEEWLNLLMQEGIREESTLEETYGYYNDADELIATASRYQNVIKCVAVDATHQGGSLFNEIISHVMNQNVQEGYFKHYVYTKHGCKKGFEYLGFHEIESVDHTLVFMEKAITGFDAFIKNLESINQNKPNTAAIVMNANPFTLGHQFLLEKAASESSFVYVFVLSEEMSAFKAAQRIELVRQGTSHLDNVKVLPTENYMVSSATFPSYFLKEDDDVTFVQARLDARVFAHHIAPALNITKRYVGSEPFSNATNLYNEALQAEFKGKRDLEIIDRIGNDESIISATKVRSLLAEGNLEAVQKFVPKTTYAFFESDEGKQVIASLKGAL
- a CDS encoding aldolase/citrate lyase family protein, whose protein sequence is MKNRIRRTMMFLNAQRASLVKDVYVYKPDCVILDLEDAVSESEKDSARVQLYHTLKSVDYHGVERWVRINPATTPYYHEDIRAAIAGGCEGIRLPMTETKEEIYDVERLMAEAEKEFGREVGSTMLMAAIESPLGVINAYEICTASPRTMGVALSAGDFTRTMRATRTKTGEELFMARSMLVISARAAGIMAFDTVHTDLSDFESLEKETRLVKDMGFDGKSIISPRQIATIHKVFTPTQKEIEHALHIVEGVKESAAKGIGVLIVDGQMVDVAHVEGAKRTLELAQAAGVYKGDLI